The Ralstonia sp. RRA DNA segment GGCGCAGAGGCGGCTGAGCCGATCGTCGTGGAGGTTCCCGAAGTCCTGCACGGGGAGCGCTTAGATAAGGCGCTGGCCAAGCTGCTGCCCGATTACTCGCGCAGCCGCCTGCAGCAATGGATCGACGCCGGTGCTGTGCGCATGGATGGCGCTGCGGTGCGCCCGCGCGCAGCGGTATCCGGCGGCGCTCGCATCGAGGTCGTGCCGCAGCGCGCGGCCGATGAGAACGCCTTCGTGGCTGAGCCGATCGACCTGGATGTCGTCTACGAAGACGACACGCTGCTCGTCATCAACAAGCCGGCCGGCCTGGTTGTGCACCCGGCTGCAGGCAACTGGAGCGGCACGGTGCTCAACGGCTTGCTGCATCGCTATCCCGATGCCGCTCAGCTGCCGCGCGCGGGCATCGTGCACCGTCTCGATAAAGAAACCTCCGGCCTGATGGTCGTCGCCCGCACGTTGCCCGCACAGACCGATCTCGTGCGTCAGTTGCAAGCGCGCACGGTCAAGCGGACCTATCTGGCGCTGGTCTGGGGTGAAACGCCAGAAGAGGCCACCATCGATGCGCCGATCGGCCGTGATCCGCGCGACCGCACCCGCATGGCCATCATCGAGACGGCCAGCGGTAAGCAGGCACGTACGCATTTCAAGACGCTCGACGTGGTGGATCTGGGGCGTGCGCAGGTATCGCTCGTGCGCTGTCAGCTTGAGACCGGCCGTACGCACCAGATTCGCGTGCATTTTGAATCGGAGGGTCACCCGCTGCTGGGCGATCCGGTGTACACGCGCAACTTCCGTCGCGGCAAGCCGCAGACGATCAAGGCGCAGTTGCCGGTGCCGTTTGCACGGCAGGCGCTACACGCGGTGCGCCTTGGGCTCGTACACCCTGCATCCGGCAAGTCGGTCCATTGGATGGCCGAGGTGCCCGACGATTTCGCAGAGCTGATGGAAGCGCTGGACCTGGACCCCGATGTCGATTTCAACTGATTGGATCATCCCCGACTGGCCGGCGCATCCACGCGTCAAGGCACTGGCGACCACGCGGCTGGGTGGTGTCAGCACCGGCCCGTACGGTCTGGCCGGTGGTCTGCCAGGTGGCCTGAATCTCGGTCAACATGTGGGCGATACGCCGGATGCCGTCGAGCAGAATCGCCGCATCCTGCGTGCCGCCGTGCCTGCTGAACCGGTGTGGATGGAACAGGTACACGGCACCGGTGTGGCGGACCTGGATCAACTTACCGACATATCAACGCCAGTGGTGGCTGATGCCGCAGTGGCGTCTTGGCGCGATCGCGTCTGCGTGGTCATGACGGCCGATTGCCTGCCTGTTCTGCTGAGCGACGCGCGTGGCGTGACGGTCGGGGCGGCGCATGCCGGTTGGCGTGGGCTATGCGGTGGTGTCATCGAGCGCACGGTCGACGCGATGATGCAACGGCTGCGTGCCTGCGGTCAGGAGGCCGATCCGACATGGCTGGCATGGCTGGGCCCCGCGATCGGCCCATCGTGCTTTGAGGTGGGAGCTGAAGTGCGCCAGGCCTTCATTGACGCGGCTCAGCCTGATGAACTGCCCGCTACCGAAGCGGCGTTCGTGAAGGGCGTGCCGGAAGGAAAATTCTTCGCCGATCTCTATGCGCTGGCCCGGCTGCGGCTCGCCCGTGTCGGTTGTACAGATGTGTACGGCGGGGGCTTGTGCACGATGACGGACGCCGATCGCTTCTATTCGTATCGCCGCGATCGCACGACTGGCCGCATGGCTACCCTGATCTGGCGCGCAGAATAACGCTGATTAACGTCAGTTGGCGCCGTCGCTGGATGCGGCGCCGTCATTCTCTGCTTCCCGTGCTCGTCTGCGCCGCTTGCGTGCCGGCGAGTCGACAATCCACAAGAAGAGCGACAGCGGCGCCACGCCGTACAGGATGAATGTGCCGATGCCGGCAATCCACGATTGCTCAGTCAAGGACATCATCAGGACGACGTAAACCCAGGCAATGGCGACGATATACATGGCGGAAGGCGCCCGGCGTTTGCGCAATGGGGCAGTCTCGCACGAAATTGCACCGGCTGGACCATAGCCCGCCACCGTGCTTAGCCATTCAAGGGCGCCGCGCCCAGGCGGATTCGGCAAAACCCTTACTGGATCACGGTTTACAGGCAATCATCGGTCAACTCCGATTGACAGGCTTGAAACGGCAAGGCAACAATGCCCTGGAATACTGCGATTTGCGCTGCACAACCACCCGGAACGGCGCGTATCGCATGCATGAGGGCACTATGGCAACGCGTCAATCCGCATCTTCCAAAGCATCTAGCGCCCACACCCAAGCCTCCTGGCAGAACTTGCCGGATCCGGCTCAATGGGCTGAGCAGTTCAAGCAATGGCAAGCCTACGCTGGCGCATTCGCTCAGCCAGGCGCTGCCGCTCCTGGCCTTGGCCAGTTCAATGGCGCCCAGATGATGGGCGAGGGCGCAGTGCCCTTCGCGCTGATTCCGTCTGAGCGCCTGGCTGAAATCCAGCAGAAATACCTTGAAGAGTGGCTTCAGATCTGGCGCCACATGAGCACCGGCGATAGCGCCGAGGCTGTCGCGCCGTCCGATCGCCGTTTTGCCAACGAGGCTTGGCGCAAGAGCCCGCTCTACGGCTATGCCGCCGCCTTCTACGTGCTCAACGCCCGTACGCTGATGGAAATGGCCGATGCCGTGCAGGCCGACGCCAAGACCCGTGAGCGCGTGCGTTTTGCCGTGTCGCAATGGACGGCCGCTATGTCGCCGTCCAACTTCCTGGCGACGAACCCGGAGGCGCAGAAGCAACTGCTCGAATCGCGCGGCGAATCCCTGCGTACGGGCATCCTGAACATGCTGCAGGACATGGAGCGCGGCAAGATCTCGCAGACTGACGAGACGGCGTTCGAGATCGGCCGCAACGTGGCCAACAGCGAAGGCGCGGTCGTTTTCGAGAATGATTACTTCCAGCTTATCCAGTACAAGCCGCTGACGGCCAAGGTGTATGCCAAGCCGCTGCTGCTGGTGCCGCCGTGCATCAACAAGTACTACATCCTCGATTTGCAGCCCGCTAATTCGCTGGTGCGCTATGCGGTGGAGCAGGGCAACACGGTGTTCCTCGTGTCGTGGCGCAACCCCGATGTCAGCATGGCCTCGCGCACCTGGGAGGACTACATCGAGGGCGGCGCGATTGAAGCCATTCGCGTGGCACGTGAGATCTCGGCGCAGGACCAGATCAACGTACTGGGCTTCTGTGTGGGCGGCACGATTCTCTCCACGGCACTGGCAGTTTTGGCCGCGCGTGGCGAGCACCCGGCCGCGAGCCTGACGCTGCTGACGACGCTGCTGGACTTTACCGACACCGGCATCCTCGACGTCTTCGTCGATCAAGCCCAGGTGGAGATGCGTGAGCAGACCATCGGTGCAAATGCACCGACTGGCCCGGGCTTGCTGCGAGGCGTGGAGCTGGCAAACACCTTCTCCTTCCTGCGCCCGAACGATCTGGTCTGGAACTACGTCGTCGAAAACTATCTGAAGGGCAAGACGCCCGCACCGTTCGACCTGCTGTACTGGAACGGCGATTCGACCAACCTGCCGGGCCCGTGGTACTGCTGGTATCTGCGCCATACGTATCTGCAGAACGACCTGAAGGAACCGGGCAAGCTGGCAGTGGGCGGCACGCCTGTGGACCTCGGCAAGATCGATGTGCCGGTCTATATCTACGGCTCACGCGAAGACCATATCGTCCCGTGGCAGTCGGCGTATGCGTCGGTGCCGCTGCTCAAGGGCAAGCGGCGCTTCGTGCTGGGCGCCTCGGGGCATATTGCCGGCGTCATCAACCCGCCCGCGGCCAACAAGCGCTCGCACTGGATCAATACCAAACTGCCCGAGACTGCCGATGCGTGGTTCGAGGGCGCCAAAGAGCACCCGGGCAGCTGGTGGCCCGACTGGTCGGCTTGGCTGGCGTCACACGCTGGCGCACAAAAGGCCGCCCCAAAACGCTATGGCAATGCGGACTACTCGGAGATCGAGCCCGCACCCGGCCGTTACGTCAAACAGAAAGCGTAAGATCGCGCGCATGATCCCCCGTTGCCGTCGCGGCTGCGGCCGCCGACAGTGTCTCCCGACTCTCTTTCGACTGTGGAAGGT contains these protein-coding regions:
- a CDS encoding RluA family pseudouridine synthase, translated to MKNRIKDYSPSPVSDDAAADVSITSQETEDALDDEALVLPAPGGAEAAEPIVVEVPEVLHGERLDKALAKLLPDYSRSRLQQWIDAGAVRMDGAAVRPRAAVSGGARIEVVPQRAADENAFVAEPIDLDVVYEDDTLLVINKPAGLVVHPAAGNWSGTVLNGLLHRYPDAAQLPRAGIVHRLDKETSGLMVVARTLPAQTDLVRQLQARTVKRTYLALVWGETPEEATIDAPIGRDPRDRTRMAIIETASGKQARTHFKTLDVVDLGRAQVSLVRCQLETGRTHQIRVHFESEGHPLLGDPVYTRNFRRGKPQTIKAQLPVPFARQALHAVRLGLVHPASGKSVHWMAEVPDDFAELMEALDLDPDVDFN
- the pgeF gene encoding peptidoglycan editing factor PgeF — translated: MSISTDWIIPDWPAHPRVKALATTRLGGVSTGPYGLAGGLPGGLNLGQHVGDTPDAVEQNRRILRAAVPAEPVWMEQVHGTGVADLDQLTDISTPVVADAAVASWRDRVCVVMTADCLPVLLSDARGVTVGAAHAGWRGLCGGVIERTVDAMMQRLRACGQEADPTWLAWLGPAIGPSCFEVGAEVRQAFIDAAQPDELPATEAAFVKGVPEGKFFADLYALARLRLARVGCTDVYGGGLCTMTDADRFYSYRRDRTTGRMATLIWRAE
- the phaC gene encoding class I poly(R)-hydroxyalkanoic acid synthase: MATRQSASSKASSAHTQASWQNLPDPAQWAEQFKQWQAYAGAFAQPGAAAPGLGQFNGAQMMGEGAVPFALIPSERLAEIQQKYLEEWLQIWRHMSTGDSAEAVAPSDRRFANEAWRKSPLYGYAAAFYVLNARTLMEMADAVQADAKTRERVRFAVSQWTAAMSPSNFLATNPEAQKQLLESRGESLRTGILNMLQDMERGKISQTDETAFEIGRNVANSEGAVVFENDYFQLIQYKPLTAKVYAKPLLLVPPCINKYYILDLQPANSLVRYAVEQGNTVFLVSWRNPDVSMASRTWEDYIEGGAIEAIRVAREISAQDQINVLGFCVGGTILSTALAVLAARGEHPAASLTLLTTLLDFTDTGILDVFVDQAQVEMREQTIGANAPTGPGLLRGVELANTFSFLRPNDLVWNYVVENYLKGKTPAPFDLLYWNGDSTNLPGPWYCWYLRHTYLQNDLKEPGKLAVGGTPVDLGKIDVPVYIYGSREDHIVPWQSAYASVPLLKGKRRFVLGASGHIAGVINPPAANKRSHWINTKLPETADAWFEGAKEHPGSWWPDWSAWLASHAGAQKAAPKRYGNADYSEIEPAPGRYVKQKA